One genomic region from Lynx canadensis isolate LIC74 chromosome E1, mLynCan4.pri.v2, whole genome shotgun sequence encodes:
- the RAI1 gene encoding retinoic acid-induced protein 1, which translates to MQSFRERCGFHGKQQNYQQTSQETSRLENYRQPSQAGLSCDRQRLLAKDYYNPQPYPGYEGGAGSAAAAATARGSKGLPSQQSLQGRPAFSGYSVQDSSPYPGRYSGEESLQAWGAPQPPPPQPQPLPGGVGKYEDNLMKKAAVPPGRQYPEQGAQLPFRTHSLHVQQQLPQPQQPLAYPKLQRQKLQNDMASPLPFPQGGHFPQHTQSFPASSTYSSPGQGGGGQGAHSYKSCTAPSAQPHDRPLTATASLAPGQRVQNLHAYQSGRLSYDQQKQQQQQQQQQQALQSRHHAQETLHYQNLAKYQHYGQQGPGYCQPDAAVRTPEQYYQTFSPSSSHSPARSVGRSPSYSSTPSPLMPNLENFPYNQQALGTGAFPAGIADHSHFMPLLNPSPTDAAGSVDSQAGNCKPLQKDKLPENLLSDLSLQSLTALTSQVENISNTVQQLLLSKAAVPQKKGVKNLVSRTPEQHKSQHCSPEGSGYSAEPAGTPLSEPLSSTPQSTHAEPPEADYLSGSEDPLERSFLYCSQARGSPARVNSNSKAKPESVSTCSVTSPDDMSTKSDDSFQSLHSSLPLDSFSKFVAGERDCPRLLLSALAQEDLASEILGLQEAIGEKADKAWAEPPGLAKDAGKPPFSLENHSACLDSVAKNAWPRPGEPEALPESLQLDKGGSAKDFSPGLFEDPSVGFATPDPKKTAGPLSFSSKPTLGAAVSDPAAAAFDCFPDTTAAGSADGANPFAWPEENLGDACPRWGLHPSELTKGLEQGGKASDGVGKENAHEASACPVFQEEEPPGEKATVPRDSEQEEAGGVKEEVGGLLQCPEVGKADRWLEEGRHCCSAADFGDLPLLPPTGRKDDLEAEEEYSSLCELLGSPEQRPGMQDPLSPKAPLMCTKEEVEGVLDTKAGWGSPCHLSGESVILLGPTVGAESKVQSWFESSLSHMKPGEEGPDGALAPGDSATLAPDASLAQKPNKPAVPEAPIAKKEPVPRGKSLRSRRVHRGLPEAEDSPCRAPVLPKDLLLPESCTGPPQGQMEGAGAPGRGASEGLPRMCTRSFTALSEPRTPGPPGLTTTPAPPDKLGGKQRAAFKSGKRVGKPSPKAASSPSNPAALPVASDSSPMGSKTKETDSPGTPGKDQRSMILRSRTKTQEVFHSKRRRPSESRLPNCRATKKLLANNHLPATFKVAGSPQKEGRASQRARVPKPGAGSKLSDRPLHSLKRKSAFMAPVPTKKRNLVLRSGGGGDVKEEGAEDSSTLFKRMSSPKKAKPTKGNGEPAVKPPPPETPDACLKLASRAAFQGAMKTKVLPPRKGRGLKLEAIVQKITSPSLKKFACKTPGAPPGNPLSPSLPEKDRGFKSAGGSPVGAGEGLLNVGTGQKLPAASGADPLCRNPTNRSLKGKLLNSKKLSSTDCFKTEAFTSPEALLPGGTALAPKKRSRKGRAGALGLPKGPLEKRPHLGPALLLTPRDRANGTQGGGEDSSGGGGKKPKTEELGLASQSPEGRPCQPQTRAQKQPGHANYSSYSKRKRLTRGRAKNTTSSPCKGRAKRRRQQQVLPLDPAEPEIRLKYISSCKRLRADSRTPAFSPFVRVEKRDAFTTICTVVNSPGEEPKPHRKPSSSASSSSSSCSFSLDATGASLATLPGGSVLQPRPSLPLSSTMHLGPVVSKALSTSCLVCCLCQNPANFKDLGDLCGPYYPEHCLPKKKPKLKEKVRPEGTCGEASPPLERTLKDLECAAAAAPGKAPRPDGPADPAKQGSLRTSARGLSRRLQSCYCCDGRGDGGEEVAPADKSRKHECSKEPPAEPGGDTQEHWVHEACAVWTGGVYLVAGKLFGLQEAMKVAVDMTCSSCQEAGATIGCCHKGCTHTYHYPCASDAGCIFIEENFSLKCPKHKRLPL; encoded by the coding sequence ATGCAGTCTTTTCGAGAAAGGTGTGGTTTCCATGGCAAACAACAGAACTACCAGCAGACCTCACAGGAGACATCTCGCCTGGAGAATTACAGACAGCCGAGCCAGGCCGGGCTGAGCTGTGACCGGCAGCGGCTGCTGGCCAAGGACTATTATAACCCGCAGCCGTACCCAGGCTACGAGGGCGGCGCAGGCTCGGCCGCCGCCGCGGCCACCGCGCGGGGCAGCAAGGGGCTCCCCTCCCAGCAGTCCCTGCAGGGCAGGCCGGCCTTCTCGGGCTACAGCGTGCAGGACAGCAGCCCGTACCCCGGCCGCTACTCGGGTGAGGAGAGCCTGCAGGCTTGGGGGGCCCCCCAGCCGCCGCCCCCCCAGCCGCAGCCCCTGCCAGGGGGGGTGGGCAAATATGAGGACAACTTGATGAAAAAAGCCGCGGTGCCCCCCGGCAGGCAGTACCCAGAGCAGGGCGCCCAGCTGCCCTTTCGGACTCACTCCCTGCACGTCCAGCAGCAGCTGCCACAGCCCCAGCAGCCCCTGGCGTACCCCAAACTCCAAAGGCAGAAGCTGCAGAACGACATGGCCtcacctctgcccttcccccagggcGGCCACTTCCCCCAGCACACGCAGTCCTTCCCCGCCTCCTCCACCTACTCCTCCCCGGGCCAGGGCGGCGGCGGGCAGGGCGCCCACTCCTACAAGAGCTGCACCGCACCGTCCGCCCAGCCCCACGACAGGCCGCTGACCGCCACCGCCAGCCTGGCCCCGGGGCAGCGGGTCCAGAACCTTCACGCCTACCAGTCCGGCCGCCTCAGCTACGACcaacagaagcagcagcagcagcagcagcagcagcagcaggccctTCAGAGCCGGCACCACGCCCAGGAAACCCTCCACTACCAAAACCTCGCCAAGTACCAACACTACGGGCAGCAAGGCCCTGGCTACTGCCAGCCGGACGCGGCCGTCAGGACTCCGGAGCAGTACTATCAGACCTTCAGCCCCAGCTCCAGCCACTCGCCCGCACGCTCCGTGGGCCGCTCCCCCTCCTACAGCTCCACCCCGTCGCCCCTGATGCCCAACCTGGAGAACTTCCCCTACAACCAGCAGGCGCTCGGCACCGGGGCCTTCCCCGCCGGCATCGCCGACCACAGCCACTTCATGCCCCTGCTCAACCCCTCCCCGACCGACGCCGCCGGCTCGGTAGACAGCCAGGCTGGCAACTGCAAGCCGCTGCAGAAGGACAAGCTGCCTGAGAACCTGCTGTCGGATCTCAGCCTGCAGAGCCTCACGGCCCTGACCTCGCAGGTGGAGAACATCTCCAACACGGTCCAGCAGCTGCTGCTCTCCAAGGCGGCCGTGCCGCAGAAGAAGGGCGTCAAGAACCTGGTGTCCAGGACCCCGGAACAGCACAAAAGCCAGCACTGCAGCCCCGAGGGCAGCGGCTACTCGGCCGAGCCGGCGGGCACGCCGCTGTCCGAGCCGCTGAGCAGCACGCCGCAGTCCACGCACGCCGAGCCGCCCGAGGCCGACTACCTGAGCGGCTCCGAGGATCCGCTGGAGCGCAGCTTCCTCTACTGCAGCCAGGCCCGGGGCAGCCCCGCCAGGGTCAACAGCAACTCGAAGGCCAAGCCCGAGTCCGTGTCGACCTGCTCCGTGACGTCGCCCGACGACATGTCCACCAAGTCCGACGACTCCTTCCAGAGTCTGCACAGCAGCCTGCCGCTCGACAGCTTCTCCAAGTTCGTGGCGGGCGAGCGGGACTGCCCGCGGCTGCTGCTCAGCGCCCTGGCGCAGGAGGACCTGGCGTCCGAGATCCTGGGGCTGCAGGAGGCCATCGGCGAGAAGGCCGACAAGGCCTGGGCCGAGCCGCCCGGCCTGGCCAAGGACGCCGGCAAGCCCCCCTTCTCGCTGGAGAACCACAGCGCCTGCCTGGACTCCGTGGCCAAGAACGCGTGGCCGCGGCCAGGGGAGCCGGAGGCCCTGCCCGAGTCCTTGCAGCTGGACAAGGGTGGCAGCGCCAAGGACTTCAGCCCGGGGCTGTTTGAAGACCCCTCTGTGGGCTTCGCCACCCCTGACCCCAAGAAGACGGCCGGTCCCCTCTCCTTCAGCAGCAAGCCCACCCTGGGGGCCGCGGTGTCGGACCCTGCCGCCGCGGCTTTTGACTGCTTCCCGGACACGACCGCCGCCGGCTCCGCGGACGGCGCCAACCCCTTTGCCTGGCCCGAGGAAAACCTGGGGGACGCCTGTCCCCGGTGGGGCCTCCACCCCAGTGAGCTCACCAAGGGCCTGGAGCAGGGCGGGAAGGCCTCAGATGGCGTGGGCAAGGAGAACGCCCACGAGGCTTCGGCCTGCCCGGTCTTCCAGGAGGAGGAGCCCCCCGGGGAGAAGGCCACGGTGCCTCGGGACTCCGAGCAGGAGGAGGCGGGTGGGGTGAAGGAGGAGGTGGGCGGGCTGCTGCAGTGCCCCGAGGTGGGCAAGGCCGACAGGTGGCTGGAGGAGGGCCGGCACTGCTGCTCAGCGGCCGACTTCGGGGACCTCCCCCTGCTGCCACCCACCGGGAGGAAAGACGACCTGGAGGCCGAGGAGGAGTACTCCTCCCTGTGTGAGCTCCTGGGCAGCCCCGAGCAGAGGCCCGGCATGCAGGACCCGCTGTCGCCGAAGGCCCCGCTGATGTGCAccaaggaggaggtggagggggtgcTGGACACCAAGGCCGGCTGGGGCTCCCCCTGCCACCTCTCCGGGGAGTCTGTCATTTTGCTGGGCCCGACCGTGGGCGCGGAGTCGAAGGTCCAGAGTTGGTTCGAGTCCTCCCTGTCCCACATGAAGCCAGGCGAAGAGGGACCCGACGGGGCGCTGGCTCCAGGGGACTCCGCCACCCTGGCCCCGGACGCCTCCCTGGCCCAGAAGCCGAACAAGCCCGCTGTGCCCGAGGCTCCCATTGCCAAGAAAGAGCCTGTGCCGCGCGGCAAAAGTTTACGGAGCCGGCGGGTGCACCGGGGGCTGCCCGAGGCCGAGGACTCCCCGTGCAGGGCACCTGTGCTGCCCAAAGACCTCCTGCTCCCCGAATCCTGCACGGGGCCCCCCCAGGGACAGATGGAAGGAGCAGGGGCCCCGGGTCGGGGGGCCTCAGAAGGGCTCCCCAGGATGTGCACACGCTCCTTCACGGCCCTGAGTGAGCCCCGCACACCTGGACCCCCGGgcctcaccaccacccccgcgCCCCCAGACAAACTGGGGGGCAAGCAGCGAGCCGCCTTCAAGTCTGGCAAGCGGGTGGGCAAGCCGTCACCCAAGGCGGCATCCAGCCCCAGTAACCCGGCCGCCCTGCCTGTGGCCTCCGACAGCAGCCCCATGGGCTCCAAGACTAAGGAAACAGACTCGCCCGGCACCCCGGGCAAGGACCAGCGCTCCATGATCCTGCGGTCCCGCACGAAAACCCAGGAAGTGTTCCACTCCAAGAGACGGCGGCCCTCAGAGAGCCGGCTCCCCAACTGCCGTGCCACCAAGAAGCTCCTCGCCAACAACCACCTGCCCGCCACGTTCAAGGTCGCCGGCAGCCCCCAGAAGGAGGGCAGGGCCAGCCAGCGGGCGAGGGTCCCCAAGCCCGGGGCAGGCAGCAAGCTCTCCGATCGGCCCCTCCACTCACTCAAAAGGAAGTCTGCCTTCATGGCGCCTGTCCCCACCAAGAAGCGGAACCTGGTTTTGCGTAGCGGCGGTGGGGGGGACGTGAAGGAGGAGGGAGCCGAGGACTCCTCCACCCTCTTCAAGAGGATGTCTTCCCCCAAGAAGGCCAAGCCCACCAAGGGCAACGGTGAGCCTGCCGTGAAGCCCCCGCCCCCGGAGACCCCGGATGCCTGCCTGAAGCTCGCCTCGCGGGCGGCCTTCCAGGGGGCCATGAAGACCAAGGTGCTGCCGCCCCGGAAAGGCCGGGGCCTGAAGTTGGAGGCCATCGTGCAGAAGATCACCTCGCCCAGCCTGAAAAAGTTTGCGTGCAAAACGCCAGGGGCCCCTCCTGGTAATCCTCTGAGCCCATCTCTCCCTGAGAAGGACCGAGGGTTCAAGAGCGCCGGGGGCAGCCCGGTTGGGGCAGGCGAAGGTCTCTTAAATGTGGGCACCGGGCAGAAGCTCCCAGCAGCTTCGGGGGCCGACCCGTTATGCAGAAATCCAACCAACAGATCCTTAAAAGGCAAACTCCTGAACAGTAAGAAACTGTCCTCGACTGACTGTTTCAAAACCGAGGCCTTCACGTCCCCGGAGGCCCTGTTGCCCGGGGGGACTGCCCTGGCGCCTAAGAAGAGAAGCCGGAAAGGCAGGGCCGGAGCCCTCGGACTCCCTAAAGGTCCCCTGGAGAAGCGGCCCCACCTAGGCCCGGCTCTGCTCCTGACTCCCCGAGACAGGGCCAATGGCACTCAGGGGGGCGGTGAGGACAGCTCTGGTGGAGGAGGCAAGAAGCCAAAGACGGAGGAGCTGGGCCTGGCCTCCCAGTCCCCTGAGGGCCGGCCCTGCCAGCCCCAGACAAGGGCGCAGAAGCAGCCGGGCCATGCCAACTACAGCAGCTATTCCAAGCGAAAGCGCCTCACTCGGGGCCGGGCCAAGAacaccacctcctccccctgTAAGGGGCGTGCcaagcggcggcggcagcagcaggtGCTGCCCCTGGATCCCGCAGAGCCTGAAATCCGCCTCAAGTACATTTCCTCCTGCAAGCGGCTTCGAGCAGACAGCCGCACCCCGGCCTTCTCGCCCTTTGTGCGGGTGGAGAAGAGAGACGCGTTCACCACCATATGCACTGTTGTCAACTCCCCGGGGGAGGAGCCCAAGCCCCACAGGAagccttcctcctctgcctcctcttcctcatcctcgTGCTCATTCTCCTTGGATGCGACCGGGGCCTCCCTGGCCACGCTCCCTGGAGGCTCTGTCCTGCAGCcacgcccctccctgcccctgtcctccaCCATGCATCTGGGGCCCGTGGTTTCCAAGGCCCTGAGTACCTCTTGCCTTGTTTGCTGCCTCTGCCAAAACCCGGCCAACTTCAAGGACCTCGGGGACCTCTGTGGGCCCTACTACCCCGAACACTGCCTCCCCAAAAAGAAGCCAAAACTCAAGGAGAAGGTGCGGccggagggcacctgtggggaggCCTCGCCGCCCCTCGAGAGAACACTCAAAGACCTTGAATGTGCAGCTGCCGCTGCCCCTGGAAAAGCCCCGAGGCCCGACGGCCCGGCCGACCCCGCCAAGCAGGGCTCCCTGCGCACCAGCGCCCGGGGTCTGTCCCGGCGGCTGCAGAGCTGTTACTGCTGCGACGGTCGGGGGGATGGGGGCGAGGAGGTGGCCCCAGCTGACAAGAGCCGCAAGCATGAGTGCAGCAAGGAGCCGCCGGCAGAGCCCGGCGGGGACACCCAGGAGCACTGGGTGCACGAGGCCTGCGCCGTGTGGACGGGCGGGGTCTACCTGGTAGCCGGGAAGCTCTTTGGGCTGCAGGAGGCCATGAAGGTGGCCGTGGACATG